One genomic segment of Anguilla anguilla isolate fAngAng1 chromosome 2, fAngAng1.pri, whole genome shotgun sequence includes these proteins:
- the LOC118220990 gene encoding interferon regulatory factor 3-like isoform X2, which produces MAASKPLLIPWLIEQIDSGRYPGVNWANQERTEFCIPWKHGLRQDSSDDDVRIFKAWAEISGATHTDASVWKRNFRSALRAKGCERITDKSNDAAYPHKVFRLPQREQRRRYQEPVVNPTPGPPLASPMPTVENLAEDTPIQGIDGLSPAVDKDVLEQSLMGLNIYEPQQVIMQPAEVVSAVVIPEQEHSSTEAMATDHSMQRMEQLTYTMSSSVVNGTLSTQFKVSAYYRGVKVLEQLVENNAGFKVLFRPENTESSSAFARSDPGLTPIYLPGTDQVTIYDRTQARLTQQILDKLGDGLEVLVGGSSVYGLRRGGSKIYWSLCKFPNSNIPQEVSKQEGQILYSMKDFIQGLMNFISSGGESPSFSLFFCIGEKWPDPEHKPWEKKLIMLEVILTSLELLKLIAVDGGASSLQSVQLQISDKPSLMDALEQWMDTLES; this is translated from the exons ATGGCGGCATCAAAGCCTCTCCTCATCCCTTGGTTGATCGAACAGATTGACAGTGGGCGATACCCTGGGGTGAACTGGGCCAATCAGGAGCGCACGGAATTCTGTATCCCGTGGAAACATGGTTTGAGACAGGACTCTTCTGATGATGATGTTCGAATTTTTAAG GCATGGGCAGAGATAAGTGGTGCGACCCATACTGATGCCTCAGTGTGGAAACGCAACTTCCGCAGCGCTCTCCGTGCCAAAGGCTGTGAAAGGATCACAGACAAGAGTAATGATGCTGCTTACCCCCACAAAGTGTTCCGGCTGCCCCAGAGAGAGCAACGCAGGA GATACCAGGAACCTGTTGTAAACCCAACTCCAGGTCCGCCACTGGCA AGTCCAATGCCAACTGTTGAGAATCTTGCAGAAGACACACCTATCCAAGGCATAG ATGGACTATCCCCTGCAGTGGATAAAGATGTGCTTGAGCAGTCTTTGATGGGATTGAATATTTATGAACCTCAACAAG taatAATGCAGCCTGCAGAAGTGGTGTCAGCTGTCGTGATTCCAGAACAGGAACATTCTAGCACCGAAGCAATGGCCACAGACCACAGCATGCAGAGAATGGAGCAGCTTACGTACACAATGAGTTCATCCGTGGTGAACGGCACTCTGA GTACCCAGTTTAAGGTGTCAGCATACTACAGAGGAGTGAAGGTTTTGGAACAGCTGGTGGAGAATAATGCAGGGTTCAAAGTATTGTtcag GCCTGAGAATACGGAGTCTTCGAGTGCATTTGCTAGGTCTGACCCTGGGCTCACACCAATTTACCTACCTGGAACAGACCAGGTCACAATTTATGACAGGACACAGGCCCGGCTCACCCAGCAAATTCTGGACAAGCTGGGTGATGGATTAGAGGTATTGGTTGGTGGGTCATCAGTGTACGGACTGCGAAGAGGTGGCAGCAAAATCTACTGGAGTCTTTGTAAGTTTCCGAACAGCAACATTCCTCAAGAGGTCAGCAAACAAGAAGGACAGATCCTGTACTCTATGAAGGATTTCATCCAAG gGCTGATGAATTTCATAAGCAGTGGGGGTGAATccccctctttttccctcttcttttGCATTGGGGAGAAATGGCCAGACCCGGAACACAAGCCCTGGGAGAAGAAACTCATCATGCTGGAG GTCATCTTAACTTCTTTGGAGTTGCTGAAGTTGATAGCAGTGGATGGTGGCGCCTCCTCTCTCCAGTCCGTGCAGCTGCAGATCTCTGATAAACCCAGCCTAATGGATGCACTGGAACAGTGGATGGACACGTTAGAGAGTTGA
- the LOC118220991 gene encoding interferon regulatory factor 3-like isoform X2 → MAASKPLIIPWLIKQIDSRQYPGVNWVNQERTEFCIPWKHLGKEDSADDDVQIFKAWAEISGATNTKASLWKRNFRSALSAKGCHWITDNSKDAAFPHKVFRLPQGEQCRRYQEPVVNPTPGLPLASPMPTVENLAEDTPIQGIVYAVPEYFYSPDGLSPAVDKDVLEQSLMGLNIYEPQQVIMQPAEVVSAVVIPEQEHSSTEAMDTDHSMQRMEQLTYTMSTSVVNGTLSTQFKVSAYYRGVKVLEQLVENNAGFKVLFRPENTSSSAFARSDPGLTPIYLPGTDQVTIVDKKQARHTKRVLENLGDGLEVLVGGSSVYGLRRGGSKIYWSLCKFPNSNIPQEVSKQERQMLYSVKDFIQDPEHKPWEKQLIMLEVILTSLELLKLLAVEGGASSLQSAQLQISDKPSLMDVLEQWMDTLES, encoded by the exons ATGGCAGCATCAAAGCCTCTCATCATCCCTTGGTTGATCAAACAGATTGACAGTAGACAATACCCTGGGGTGAACTGGGTCAATCAGGAGCGCACGGAATTCTGTATCCCGTGGAAACATTTGGGAAAGGAGGACTCTGCTGATGATGATGTTCAAATTTTCAAG GCATGGGCAGAGATAAGTGGTGCGACCAATACTAAAGCCTCGCTGTGGAAACGCAACTTCCGCAGCGCTCTCTCTGCGAAAGGCTGTCATTGGATCACAGACAACAGTAAAGATGCTGCTTTCCCCCACAAAGTGTTCCGGCTGCCCCAGGGAGAGCAATGCAGGA GATACCAGGAACCTGTTGTAAACCCAACTCCAGGTCTGCCACTGGCA AGTCCAATGCCAACTGTTGAGAATCTTGCAGAAGACACACCTATCCAAGGCATAG TATATGCCGTGCCTGAATATTTCTACTCACCGGATGGACTATCCCCTGCAGTGGATAAAGATGTGCTTGAGCAGTCTTTGATGGGATTGAATATTTATGAACCTCAACAAG taatAATGCAGCCTGCAGAAGTGGTGTCAGCTGTCGTGATTCCAGAACAGGAACATTCTAGCACCGAAGCAATGGACACAGACCACAGCATGCAGAGAATGGAGCAGCTTACGTACACAATGAGTACATCCGTGGTGAACGGCACTCTAA GTACCCAGTTCAAGGTGTCAGCATACTACAGAGGAGTGAAGGTTTTGGAGCAGCTGGTGGAGAATAATGCAGGGTTCAAAGTATTGTTCag GCCTGAGAATACGTCTTCGAGTGCATTTGCTAGGTCTGACCCTGGGCTCACACCAATTTACCTACCTGGAACAGACCAGGTCACAATTGTTGACAAGAAACAGGCCAGGCACACCAAGCGAGTTCTGGAAAACTTGGGTGATGGATTAGAGGTATTGGTTGGTGGGTCATCAGTGTACGGACTGCGAAGAGGTGGCAGCAAAATCTACTGGAGTCTTTGTAAGTTTCCGAACAGCAACATTCCTCAAGAGGTCAGCAAACAAGAACGACAGATGCTGTACTCTGTGAAGGATTTCATCCAAg ACCCGGAACACAAACCCTGGGAGAAGCAACTCATCATGCTGGAG GTCATCTTAACTTCTTTGGAGTTGCTGAAGTTGTTAGCAGTGGAAGGTGGCGCCTCCTCTCTCCAGTCCGCGCAGCTGCAGATCTCTGATAAACCCAGCCTAATGGATGTACTGGAACAGTGGATGGACACGTTAGAGAGTTGA
- the LOC118220991 gene encoding interferon regulatory factor 3-like isoform X1: MAASKPLIIPWLIKQIDSRQYPGVNWVNQERTEFCIPWKHLGKEDSADDDVQIFKAWAEISGATNTKASLWKRNFRSALSAKGCHWITDNSKDAAFPHKVFRLPQGEQCRRYQEPVVNPTPGLPLASPMPTVENLAEDTPIQGIVYAVPEYFYSPDGLSPAVDKDVLEQSLMGLNIYEPQQVIMQPAEVVSAVVIPEQEHSSTEAMDTDHSMQRMEQLTYTMSTSVVNGTLSTQFKVSAYYRGVKVLEQLVENNAGFKVLFRPENTSSSAFARSDPGLTPIYLPGTDQVTIVDKKQARHTKRVLENLGDGLEVLVGGSSVYGLRRGGSKIYWSLCKFPNSNIPQEVSKQERQMLYSVKDFIQGLINFISSGRESPSFSLFFSIGWEWPDPEHKPWEKQLIMLEVILTSLELLKLLAVEGGASSLQSAQLQISDKPSLMDVLEQWMDTLES; this comes from the exons ATGGCAGCATCAAAGCCTCTCATCATCCCTTGGTTGATCAAACAGATTGACAGTAGACAATACCCTGGGGTGAACTGGGTCAATCAGGAGCGCACGGAATTCTGTATCCCGTGGAAACATTTGGGAAAGGAGGACTCTGCTGATGATGATGTTCAAATTTTCAAG GCATGGGCAGAGATAAGTGGTGCGACCAATACTAAAGCCTCGCTGTGGAAACGCAACTTCCGCAGCGCTCTCTCTGCGAAAGGCTGTCATTGGATCACAGACAACAGTAAAGATGCTGCTTTCCCCCACAAAGTGTTCCGGCTGCCCCAGGGAGAGCAATGCAGGA GATACCAGGAACCTGTTGTAAACCCAACTCCAGGTCTGCCACTGGCA AGTCCAATGCCAACTGTTGAGAATCTTGCAGAAGACACACCTATCCAAGGCATAG TATATGCCGTGCCTGAATATTTCTACTCACCGGATGGACTATCCCCTGCAGTGGATAAAGATGTGCTTGAGCAGTCTTTGATGGGATTGAATATTTATGAACCTCAACAAG taatAATGCAGCCTGCAGAAGTGGTGTCAGCTGTCGTGATTCCAGAACAGGAACATTCTAGCACCGAAGCAATGGACACAGACCACAGCATGCAGAGAATGGAGCAGCTTACGTACACAATGAGTACATCCGTGGTGAACGGCACTCTAA GTACCCAGTTCAAGGTGTCAGCATACTACAGAGGAGTGAAGGTTTTGGAGCAGCTGGTGGAGAATAATGCAGGGTTCAAAGTATTGTTCag GCCTGAGAATACGTCTTCGAGTGCATTTGCTAGGTCTGACCCTGGGCTCACACCAATTTACCTACCTGGAACAGACCAGGTCACAATTGTTGACAAGAAACAGGCCAGGCACACCAAGCGAGTTCTGGAAAACTTGGGTGATGGATTAGAGGTATTGGTTGGTGGGTCATCAGTGTACGGACTGCGAAGAGGTGGCAGCAAAATCTACTGGAGTCTTTGTAAGTTTCCGAACAGCAACATTCCTCAAGAGGTCAGCAAACAAGAACGACAGATGCTGTACTCTGTGAAGGATTTCATCCAAg gGCTGATTAATTTCATAAGCAGTGGGCGTGAATccccctctttttccctcttcttttCCATTGGGTGGGAATGGCCAGACCCGGAACACAAACCCTGGGAGAAGCAACTCATCATGCTGGAG GTCATCTTAACTTCTTTGGAGTTGCTGAAGTTGTTAGCAGTGGAAGGTGGCGCCTCCTCTCTCCAGTCCGCGCAGCTGCAGATCTCTGATAAACCCAGCCTAATGGATGTACTGGAACAGTGGATGGACACGTTAGAGAGTTGA
- the LOC118220635 gene encoding splicing factor, arginine/serine-rich 19-like: protein MEEEEGFENVPSDGPKSLQEKCHKEREGVEEERRAGMRCNQDQRETSDDQPSELDAAALAVSDSLLPLVSLHCSPHQPSDSIDFDLELTAEVRVEDGSSLAFLSSISHRFHSRKSGTLLDHLPLQLKHQSLTWISKPEEQFLNNFQCPIFLPTQPQVIIVTPESMKNKVNGSLLGAMQAPKSPLPSCPSTPSSPSSAPSSPSSSPSSSSSSPVAAATSFHDRGHGCVAGVSQSEGGTVSSTSISLPLPTRSLPLSSTPSVHRCSTPSHPGSGEDQENVEIYDPFHPTEGEGEREGGAAKEEEDEEEGDKYDPFDPTGSPASEREKERRVECILSVESERGETMGVTGEQKEGSDNDEKEMTPSYFIAPPSASPISADFPSHHPRRREERGRDEREQERAVRGKGPRDRVKDKGKGGRERKETNSDNSEIEEGEIVAAGERDRKKKRDRDGERGHFPDSSFLPSCPKPERILRVLEGDDFVSVRAEGDWMVERDGGTTTSVGDLRRKLVSRRKDRYRSCPSSASLSPPPPLPLATPPPSRPAPTEKAKSRKSSKSSKERERRKRKQEGEIVGKRRRKKAKEGGSQERKEGNKDSERQGRDKKRKEGASWSSRSGSSKRKKRRTTPELPSHSRSHTSLHQHHSQRSWSSTAEDRHKDRERDRDRDRHRDRERDRERDRERDREREHERDRDRDRNRNGRRDDKERRRERDHSSQRRKRERGEGDEELGDEERGTGCRQRASREQREQDRERERRRRDGRPVVPPSIQDLNGSDLFAIKRTITVTTTTTTTTLPGSPQLPQTASGTPPPSSNKQHKKKHKRKRRLEEEDYADDEEGLSRSRDSSLTPLRYRLDYDSDHFSDTLGVDMLSLDGEALDSDYSLEGSPLLPLPPLTPTLSTKTKPKLKCGTHSKKKSRTGKKTIATDSSLRQKASKSPPSLSPTSTPSVPTPTLPMPTVAKRARKTGKEKEKVGKKEGGRSGKSKKLSSGSTKKGKLQSKVSVLVREGVSSTTGGSGSGKLGGIASTKDLAGPGGASTGTVVGGSIAVVFRRDNESRSPFLKPSSEPISLSGRSKEFGKGRKTSTLVHPSSSSSHVSVLKSKKAKPSSTTSASSSAASSPSSFSLTKCRRKLGKKQKEREKGRVGVQGDGANTTSCVEGGSWPLSVSDIQSGSTGSAKPSSPPPGPPVPTPSSSSSSSSSTSVPPPLSPPCTPPVGIHPSRDTRESTPDSQTVDSSCKTPEPNFLSEDGPTQSQTTPLTSPSNVPSSPLPHQAAPGGVSGISQSTPDLNNPMDDQKTPTSPPCSSSSNSLSVAPSSVEPNSSVSSSSANKPPPPPPPPPAAQPLPWSLQTGVDCTAGGVLALTALLFKMEEANLANRAKAQEFIQATSQILSQANQSQSQQLPLPPSSSSSSSQPPPPSSLATPPGSTPAQFILHSSLPLVGCTKTPPSHLHPSLSLAGGCTQTPPHPMLGVSSGAVGASSETGWDSESKDPEKYMKKLHTQERAVEEVKLAIKPYYQRKDITKEEYKDILRKAVHKICHSRTGEINPVKVSNLVKLYVQRYKYFRKHGRKMDEEEREGAGGGVTSEPGALHSSM from the exons atggaagaagaggaaggaTTCGAAAATGTTCCATCCGATGGCCCCAAATCATTG CAAGAAAAGTGCCacaaagaaagagaaggggtggaggaagagaggagggctGGGATGAGGTGTAACCAAGACCAGAGGGAAACCTCGGATGACCAGCCCAGTGAACTG GATGCTGCTGCTCTTGCTGTCTCAgattccctcctcccccttgtTTCACTGCACTGTTCCCCCCATCAGCCCTCTGACAG TATTGATTTTGATTTGGAGCTCACTGCAGAAGTAAGAGTGGAAGATGGGTCATCCCTCGCTTTCTTGTCCTCTATCTCCCATAGGTTCCATAGTCGAAAGTCAG GCACCCTCTTGGATCATCTGCCCTTACAGTTGAAACATCAGTCTTTAACATGGATATCCAAACCGGAAGAGCAGTTTTTGAACAATTTCCAGTGTCCAATTTTTCTACCAACGCAACCCCAAGTCATTATTGTGACCCCTGAATCTATGAAAAATAAGGTTAATGGTTCCCTATTAGGTGCAATGCAGGCACCCAAAAGCCCCCTGCCTTCCTGCCCCTCTACACCATCCTCCCCTTCATCGGCTCCTTCGTCCCCTTCATCTTCCCCCTCGTCCTCATCTTCTTCTCCTGTTGCCGCAGCAACCAGTTTCCATGACCGCGGTCATGGTTGTGTTGCGGGGGTCTCCCAGTCCGAGGGGGGTACAGTTTCCTCCACCTCCATCTCACTGCCCCTTCCTACTCGGTCACTTCCTCTGTCCTCCACTCCCTCTGTTCACCGCTGTTCCACACCTTCCCATCCTGGCTCTGGGGAGGATCAAGAGAATGTGGAGATCTATGACCCTTTCCACCCGACAGAAGGAGaaggggagcgagagggaggagcagccaaagaagaagaagatgaggaggagggagacaAATATGACCCCTTCGATCCCACTGGCTCGCCtgcctcagagagagaaaaggagagaagagtGGAGTGCATTCTTAGTgtggagagcgagaggggagaGACTATGGGAGTGACAGGGGAACAAAAAGAGGGGAGTGACAACGATGAGAAAGAAATGACTCCTTCATACTTTATAGCCCCTCCTTCAGCATCCCCCATCTCCGCTGATTTCCCTTCACACCATCCCAGACgcagggaagagagaggcagggatgAGCGGGAGCAAGAGAGGGCAGTCAGGGGCAAAGGACCTAGAGATCGAGTAAAAGACAAGGGAAAAGGAGGACGAGAAAGGAAGGAGACTAACTCTGACAACTCTGAAATCGAGGAAGGGGAAATAGTGGCAGCAGGTGAaagggacagaaagaaaaagagagaccgAGACGGGGAGAGGGGGCATTTCCCTGACAGCTCCTTTCTTCCCTCTTGTCCCAAGCCTGAGAGAATCCTTCGAGTTCTGGAGGGAGAtgattttgtgtctgtgagagcAGAGGGTGACTGGATggtggagagggatggaggCACCACAACAAGTGTGGGTGACCTGAGGAGAAAGCTGGTCAGCAGACGGAAAGACAGGTACCGATCATGTCCCTCCTCGGCTTCactgtcccctccccctcctctccccctggcGACACCCCCTCCGTCTCGCCCCGCTCCAACAGAGAAGGCAAAGAGCCGAAAGTCATCAAAGAGCTCCAAGGAAAGGGAGAGACGTAAGCGGAAGCAGGAGGGGGAAATCGTGGGGAAAAGGCGGAGGAAGAAAGCGAAGGAAGGAGGCAGCCAGGAAAGAAAGGAGGGGAATAAGGACAGTGAGCGGCAAGGTAGggacaagaaaagaaaagagggcGCTAGTTGGAGTAGTCGAAGTGGCAGCAGCAAGAGGAAGAAGAGACGGACTACGCCGGAGCTTCCCTCTCATTCCCGCTCTCACACCTCTCTTCACCAGCACCACAGCCAGCGCTCCTGGTCCAGCACTGCTGAAGATCGGCacaaggacagggagagagacagggacagagacagacacagggacagggagagagaccgggagagagatagggaaagagacagggaaagagaacacgagagggacagagacagggacaggaACAGAAATGGGAGGCGGGATGACAAGgaaagaaggagggaaagagaccACAGTAGCCAGAGGAGAAagcgggagaggggagagggagatgaggagcTGGGGGATGAGGAGAGAGGAACGGGGTGCAGGCAGAGGGCGAGCCGAGAGCAGAGAGAACAGGATCgtgagagggaaaggaggaggagagatgggCGACCTGTGGTCCCCCCGTCCATCCAAGATCTCAATGGTTCAGACTTGTTCGCTATCAAACGCACCATTACGGTcactaccactaccaccaccaccactttACCTGGGTCACCCCAGCTGCCACAGACAGCCTCCGGTACTCCCCCTCCATCCTCTAACAAGcaacacaaaaagaaacacaaacgaAAAAGACGGCTGGAGGAAGAGGATTATGCGGATGATGAGGAGGGGCTGAGCCGGTCCAGAGACTCCTCTCTCACCCCACTGAGGTACCGCCTTGATTACGATTCGGACCACTTCTCTGACACACTCGGAGTAGACATGCTGTCTCTAGACGGGGAGGCCTTGGATTCGGACTACTCACTGGAGGgctctcctcttcttcctcttcctcccttaACCCCAACTTTGAGCACTAAGACCAAGCCTAAGCTGAAATGTGGGACCCACAGCAAAAAGAAATCTCGAACAGGCAAAAAAACCATCGCCACGGACTCGTCGCTCAGACAGAAAGCCAGCAagagccctccctctctctcccccacctccactCCCTCAGTCCCTACTCCCACTCTTCCCATGCCTACAGTGGCCAAACGGGCACGGAAAACGggaaaggagaaggagaaagttGGGAAAAAGGAGGGCGGACGGTCAGGCAAGTCCAAAAAGTTGAGCAGCGGCTCGACCAAGAAAGGGAAGCTGCAATCCAAGGTGTCGGTGCTGGTGCGGGAGGGGGTGAGCAGTACCACTGGTGGGAGCGGGTCAGGGAAGTTGGGAGGCATTGCAAGCACTAAAGATCTGGCAGGCCCAGGCGGGGCCAGCACTGGGACTGTAGTGGGTGGGTCTATAGCGGTGGTCTTCCGAAGGGACAATGAAAGCAGGTCCCCTTTCCTTAAACCCAGCTCTGAACCAATCTCGCTTTCTGGGAGGAGTAAAGAGTTTGGCAAAGGCCGGAAGACTAGCACCCTCGTCCAtccttcatcttcctcttcgCATGTTTCAGTTCTCAAATCAAAAAAAGCCAAGCCCAGTTCCACTacctctgcctcctcctctgctgCTTCTTCCCCTTCTTCCTTCTCCTTGACTAAATGTAGGCGAAAGCTAGGGAAGAagcaaaaagagagggagaagggaagaGTGGGTGTTCAAGGTGATGGGGCAAATACAACCTCCTGTGTGGAAGGTGGTAGTTGGCCCTTGTCAGTATCAGACATTCAGTCTGGGAGCACAGGTAGTGCTAAACCCTCTAGCCCCCCTCCGGGGCCTCCTGTCCCaactccctcctcctcctcctcctcatcctcctctacAAGTGTCCCCCCACCCTTGTCTCCTCCTTGTACGCCCCCTGTTGGTATTCACCCCTCGCGTGACACCAGGGAATCCACACCAGACTCTCAGACTGTCGACAGCAGTTGCAAGACCCCTGAGCCTAACTTCCTTTCTGAAGACGGCCCTACACAGTCCCAGACCACCCCGCTCACATCCCCTTCCAATGTTCCCTCCAGCCCCCTGCCCCATCAGGCTGCCCCGGGGGGCGTGTCTGGCATCTCTCAGTCTACTCCAGACCTCAACAACCCTATGGATGATCAGAAAACTCCCACTTCCCCACCATGTTCCTCTTCCTCCAACTCTCTCTCAGTTGCTCCATCTTCTGTAGAGCCCAActcttctgtttcctcttcTTCTGCCAACAAacccccaccgcctcccccaccacctcctgcTGCCCAGCCCCTGCCCTGGAGCTTGCAGACAGGAGTAGACTGCACCGCTGGAGGTGTATTAGCCT TGACAGCTCTCCTGTTTAAAATGGAGGAAGCAAACCTGGCCAATCGAGCCAAAGCCCAGGAGTTCATTCAGGCCACCAGCCAG ATTCTCTCCCAAGCGAACCAGAGCCAATCGCAGCAGCTGCCCCTGCCACCGTCgtcttcatcctcatcctcacaaCCTCCACCGCCTTCATCTCTTGCCACGCCCCCTGGCTCGACCCCTGCCCAGTTCATCCTCCATAGCTCTCTTCCTTTGGTTGGCTGCACCAAGACTCCGCCATCCCACCTGCATCCCAGCCTGTCATTGGCTGGTGGATGCACACAGACCCCGCCCCATCCCATGCTTGGGGTGTCTTCAGGGGCAGTTGGGGCATCAAGTGAAACGGGTTGGGACAGTGAGAGCAAAGATCCTGAAAAA TATATGAAGAAGCTCCACACTCAGGAGAGAGCTGTGGAGGAGGTGAAGCTGGCCATCAAGCCTTATTACCAACGGAAGGACATCACCAAGGAGGAATACAAGGACATTCTGCGAAAGGCTGTGCACAAG ATCTGTCACAGCCGCACTGGGGAGATCAACCCCGTCAAGGTCAGCAACCTGGTCAAGCTCTATGTCCAGAGATACAAGTACTTCCGGAAGCACGGACGGAAAATGGacgaggaagagagggagggggctggcGGAGGTGTGACCAGTGAGCCAGGGGCACTTCATTCTTCAATGTga
- the LOC118220990 gene encoding interferon regulatory factor 3-like isoform X1, giving the protein MAASKPLLIPWLIEQIDSGRYPGVNWANQERTEFCIPWKHGLRQDSSDDDVRIFKAWAEISGATHTDASVWKRNFRSALRAKGCERITDKSNDAAYPHKVFRLPQREQRRRYQEPVVNPTPGPPLASPMPTVENLAEDTPIQGIVYAVPEYSYSPDGLSPAVDKDVLEQSLMGLNIYEPQQVIMQPAEVVSAVVIPEQEHSSTEAMATDHSMQRMEQLTYTMSSSVVNGTLSTQFKVSAYYRGVKVLEQLVENNAGFKVLFRPENTESSSAFARSDPGLTPIYLPGTDQVTIYDRTQARLTQQILDKLGDGLEVLVGGSSVYGLRRGGSKIYWSLCKFPNSNIPQEVSKQEGQILYSMKDFIQGLMNFISSGGESPSFSLFFCIGEKWPDPEHKPWEKKLIMLEVILTSLELLKLIAVDGGASSLQSVQLQISDKPSLMDALEQWMDTLES; this is encoded by the exons ATGGCGGCATCAAAGCCTCTCCTCATCCCTTGGTTGATCGAACAGATTGACAGTGGGCGATACCCTGGGGTGAACTGGGCCAATCAGGAGCGCACGGAATTCTGTATCCCGTGGAAACATGGTTTGAGACAGGACTCTTCTGATGATGATGTTCGAATTTTTAAG GCATGGGCAGAGATAAGTGGTGCGACCCATACTGATGCCTCAGTGTGGAAACGCAACTTCCGCAGCGCTCTCCGTGCCAAAGGCTGTGAAAGGATCACAGACAAGAGTAATGATGCTGCTTACCCCCACAAAGTGTTCCGGCTGCCCCAGAGAGAGCAACGCAGGA GATACCAGGAACCTGTTGTAAACCCAACTCCAGGTCCGCCACTGGCA AGTCCAATGCCAACTGTTGAGAATCTTGCAGAAGACACACCTATCCAAGGCATAG TATATGCCGTGCCTGAATATTCCTACTCACCAGATGGACTATCCCCTGCAGTGGATAAAGATGTGCTTGAGCAGTCTTTGATGGGATTGAATATTTATGAACCTCAACAAG taatAATGCAGCCTGCAGAAGTGGTGTCAGCTGTCGTGATTCCAGAACAGGAACATTCTAGCACCGAAGCAATGGCCACAGACCACAGCATGCAGAGAATGGAGCAGCTTACGTACACAATGAGTTCATCCGTGGTGAACGGCACTCTGA GTACCCAGTTTAAGGTGTCAGCATACTACAGAGGAGTGAAGGTTTTGGAACAGCTGGTGGAGAATAATGCAGGGTTCAAAGTATTGTtcag GCCTGAGAATACGGAGTCTTCGAGTGCATTTGCTAGGTCTGACCCTGGGCTCACACCAATTTACCTACCTGGAACAGACCAGGTCACAATTTATGACAGGACACAGGCCCGGCTCACCCAGCAAATTCTGGACAAGCTGGGTGATGGATTAGAGGTATTGGTTGGTGGGTCATCAGTGTACGGACTGCGAAGAGGTGGCAGCAAAATCTACTGGAGTCTTTGTAAGTTTCCGAACAGCAACATTCCTCAAGAGGTCAGCAAACAAGAAGGACAGATCCTGTACTCTATGAAGGATTTCATCCAAG gGCTGATGAATTTCATAAGCAGTGGGGGTGAATccccctctttttccctcttcttttGCATTGGGGAGAAATGGCCAGACCCGGAACACAAGCCCTGGGAGAAGAAACTCATCATGCTGGAG GTCATCTTAACTTCTTTGGAGTTGCTGAAGTTGATAGCAGTGGATGGTGGCGCCTCCTCTCTCCAGTCCGTGCAGCTGCAGATCTCTGATAAACCCAGCCTAATGGATGCACTGGAACAGTGGATGGACACGTTAGAGAGTTGA